From the Danio aesculapii chromosome 9, fDanAes4.1, whole genome shotgun sequence genome, one window contains:
- the cnga4 gene encoding cyclic nucleotide-gated cation channel alpha-4: protein MDKNRWTRLFEWQRMNKSEEESKGQESTLKKKKDETPKTNWKEWVIDPSEEFYYTWLQIMTLPICYNWVIIICRTCFYTIEEAYVATWLTLDYLCDLVYVLDTVIGFRTGFLEQGILVRDLSRLKTRYLRSSRFKWDMASLLPTDLLYLHLGIHKPLVRVNRFLRTGRLNEALDRMETRTSFPNTFRVAKLMLYIFVLIHWNACIYFSLSNYIGFGVDPWVYPNISEPEFGSMRRQYFYCFWFSTLILTTVGDTPTPEREEEYMFLIADMLIAVLVFASVVGSMGDVISSLRDRDNVFFPDHELVKGYLRSHRISKELQTRVNDWYQHLHINKKITRENEILQHLPMTLQTATAVSVHLPTLSKVTIFQNCENSLLEQLVLKLTPQVYSPGEYVCKKGDVGHEMYIIKEGKLAVVADDGVTQFAVLGDGNFFGEISILNIKGNKSGNRRTANIRSIGYSDLFSLSKEDLTETLLEYPAAKRLLEEKGRQILTKMGMLEEAVEGEGEVEKTEDKVNRLEGILETLQTKLARLIAELESSARKMMQRVEQLELQTEGWEGIVAEGAQVEIEEKAKIKEREIGDGEGEGEREKEDEEEPLVEGERGEGDGGEESLGEKDKNVGGNEINEEEKEEKEIIKTETQQDEEGDEK, encoded by the exons atggacaaaaatcGCTGGACAAGGCTTTTTGAATGGCAGCGCATGAACAAAAGTGAAGAAGAAAGTAAGGGACAAGAGTCAACTTTGAAGAAAAAGAAAGACGAGACTCCAAAAACAAA CTGGAAGGAATGGGTAATCGATCCATCAGAAGAGTTTTATTATACATGGTTGCAAATTATGACACTTCCCATCTGCTACAACTGGGTCATCATAATATGCAG GACATGTTTCtatacaattgaggaggcatatGTCGCAACTTGGCTCACCTTGGATTACCTCTGTGACTTGGTTTATGTGCTTGACACAGTTATTGGGTTTCGCACAG GTTTTCTGGAGCAAGGCATCCTTGTGCGAGACTTGTCCCGTTTAAAAACGCGTTATTTACGCTCCTCTCGCTTCAAGTGGGACATGGCCTCTCTGCTGCCCACGGATCTTCTCTACCTACACCTGGGGATCCACAAACCTCTAGTCCGGGTGAACCGCTTCTTGCGCACAGGCCGTCTGAACGAGGCCCTGGACCGCATGGAGACGCGCACATCCTTCCCGAACACCTTTCGCGTCGCCAAACTCATGCTGTATATTTTCGTCCTGATCCACTGGAACGCCTGCATCTACTTCTCCCTGTCAAATTATATAGGCTTTGGCGTGGACCCCTGGGTCTACCCCAACATCTCCGAGCCGGAGTTTGGCTCTATGAGACGCCAGTACTTTTACTGCTTCTGGTTTTCCACCCTCATCCTCACCACAGTGGGCGACACACCGACACCCGAGCGGGAAGAAGAGTATATGTTTCTGATCGCAGACATGTTGATCGCCGTGTTGGTGTTTGCTTCGGTCGTGGGCAGCATGGGGGACGTGATATCCAGCTTGCGTGACCGTGACAATGTGTTTTTTCCTGACCACGAGCTGGTGAAGGGTTACCTGCGCAGCCACCGCATCAGCAAGGAGCTGCAGACGCGCGTCAATGACTGGTATCAGCATCTGCACATCAACAA AAAGATCACACGGGAGAATGAGATTCTTCAACATCTTCCAATGACACTTCAGACAGCCACTGCCGTGAGCGTGCATCTGCCCACTCTGTCCAAAGTCACCATCTTCCAGAACTGTGAGAACAGTCTGTTGGAGCAGCTGGTACTTAAACTCACCCCACAG GTGTACAGCCCGGGCGAGTACGTGTGCAAGAAGGGCGATGTAGGTCATGAGATGTACATCATTAAAGAGGGGAAGCTGGCAGTGGTTGCTGATGATGGAGTCACTCAGTTTGCAGTCCTCGGGGATGGAAACTTCTTTGGAGAAATCAGCATCCTAAATATCAAAG GTAACAAATCAGGGAACAGACGAACGGCGAACATTCGGAGCATTGGATACTCAGATCTGTTCAGCCTATCAAAAGAGGACTTGACGGAAACCCTTCTGGAATACCCTGCTGCCAAGCGTCTGCTGGAGGAGAAGGGTCGGCAGATCCTCACCAAAATGGGGATGCTAGAAGAGGCAGTAGAGGGGGAGGGAGAGGTGGAGAAAACAGAGGACAAGGTGAACCGCCTAGAGGGCATCCTGGAGACGCTGCAAACCAAATTGGCCCGGCTGATCGCTGAACTGGAGTCCAGTGCCCGCAAAATGATGCAGCGAGTGGAACAACTGGAACTGCAGACCGAAGGGTGGGAAGGCATTGTGGCTGAAGGTGCACAGGTGGAAATAGAAGagaaggcaaaaataaaagagaGGGAGATTGGGGATGGGGAAGGTGAAGGTGAAAGGGAGAAAGAGGATGAAGAGGAGCCTTTGGTggaaggagagagaggagagggtGATGGAGGAGAGGAAAGCCTGGGAGAAAAGGACAAGAATGTAGGAGGAAACGAGATAAATGAAGAAGAGAAAGAAGAGAAAGAGATTATAAAGACAGAAACACAGCAGGATGAGGAAGGAGATG